Proteins from a single region of Sphingopyxis sp. BSN-002:
- a CDS encoding MFS transporter has protein sequence MSPDTPCPPSALAPFRYPAFRAIWIANLASNMGSMIQSVGAAWLMTELTKSHLLIALVQAGATIPILLLGVFAGAIADNYDRRRVMLAAQTGMLLVSAALTVTTYAGAITPFLLLFFTLAVGAGTALNGPAWQASVRLQVGPRDLPQAIALNSIAFNLARSAGPALGGLLISITGPAPAFALNAVSYLALIVVLLRWHPEVDPPKRTPMLAAIATGIRFCYQSDPVRRILIRGFVFGVPAIAFQALLPSLVRDRLHGTETIYGLCLAAFGIGSIIAALFVGNLRRRWGSDRIVSASSLVYAAAMLPVALTQHLPAILAAAFVAGMAWVSTLTTLNVAMQLRSPEAILGRCMAIYQAVTFGAMAVGAWLFGTVADLWTLATAILTAAAWLTLSAVILPMLAPMPGRDEGRIMS, from the coding sequence GTGAGTCCCGACACGCCCTGCCCGCCCTCCGCGCTCGCCCCCTTCCGATATCCTGCCTTCCGGGCGATCTGGATCGCGAACCTCGCGTCGAACATGGGGTCGATGATCCAGTCGGTCGGCGCGGCGTGGCTGATGACCGAGCTCACCAAATCGCATTTGCTGATCGCGCTGGTGCAGGCGGGCGCGACGATCCCGATCCTGCTGCTCGGCGTCTTCGCGGGCGCGATCGCCGACAATTACGACCGGCGGCGGGTGATGCTGGCCGCGCAGACGGGAATGCTGCTCGTCTCGGCGGCTCTTACCGTGACGACCTATGCGGGTGCGATCACGCCGTTTCTCCTGCTGTTCTTCACGCTGGCGGTCGGCGCGGGCACCGCGCTCAACGGCCCCGCATGGCAGGCTTCGGTGCGACTGCAGGTAGGGCCCAGGGATCTGCCACAGGCGATCGCGCTCAACAGTATCGCCTTCAACCTCGCGCGCAGCGCCGGCCCGGCACTCGGCGGCCTGCTGATCTCGATCACCGGCCCCGCACCCGCTTTCGCGCTCAATGCGGTCTCCTATCTGGCGCTCATCGTGGTACTGTTGCGCTGGCATCCCGAGGTCGATCCGCCGAAGCGCACGCCGATGCTCGCGGCGATCGCGACGGGCATCCGCTTCTGCTACCAGTCCGATCCCGTCCGGCGCATCCTGATCCGGGGCTTTGTGTTCGGCGTCCCCGCCATCGCTTTCCAGGCGCTGCTCCCTTCGCTCGTGCGCGACCGGCTGCATGGAACCGAGACGATCTATGGCCTCTGCCTCGCCGCCTTCGGCATCGGATCGATCATCGCCGCCCTGTTCGTCGGCAATCTGCGTCGCCGCTGGGGCAGCGACCGGATCGTGAGCGCGTCCTCGCTGGTCTATGCTGCGGCCATGCTCCCGGTTGCCCTCACCCAGCATTTGCCGGCGATCCTCGCGGCCGCCTTCGTGGCCGGCATGGCCTGGGTATCGACGCTGACGACGCTCAACGTCGCGATGCAATTGCGCTCGCCGGAGGCGATTCTCGGGCGCTGCATGGCGATCTATCAGGCGGTCACCTTCGGCGCGATGGCGGTGGGGGCGTGGCTGTTCGGCACGGTGGCCGACCTGTGGACACTGGCGACAGCCATCCTGACGGCTGCAGCGTGGCTGACGCTGTCGGCGGTGATTCTTCCGATGCTCGCGCCGATGCCGGGGCGCGACGAAGGACGCATCATGTCCTAG
- a CDS encoding TonB-dependent receptor has protein sequence MKSHRQIQSNAARRSHVRMLAAALAYSSAGAALALGMAAPAHAQVAGASLRGNVKAEGGVSQVTAINTETGLTRSVTVTENGSYNFASLPAGTYRLELTTPNGVRRTDNFSLNVAQNAVLDFDFSEPEIATGQGDDAIIVTGSRIRSMEGGEVGTNISQRLIEVLPQNNRNFLAFADLAPGVQFITNGSDQSRLQGGAQGSNAVNIFIDGVGQKDYVLKNGITGQDSTQGNPFPQLAIGEYRVISSNYKAEYDQVSSVAITAITKSGTNEFHGEGFIDFTNQDLRDRRPSENFPRYIPKVRTRDIQFGGAIGGPIIKDVLHFFATYEGKRRTNPRDVTPGLELPVSYFPSEYQQYFGSASETFNENLYFGKLNFTPTSKDLFEFSVKYRDESGEQFNSGIAAYETRTIAKVEEWRGLARWEHTGDTWVNDFKVAYEDVTWGPRPLNFGNVSIFNATVPNPPPATTSRRGDILRIGAGSNFQDKGQKGWQVSDDFTWTGMENHTFKVGVKAKWIKLNTNTQNGVNPVFTYNVNYNPNGGTFNDDIPYRMVFSAPVAGGDPNITSNNFQFGIYAQDDWEVNDRLTLNLGVRWDYERTPAFLNYVHDPAIAEFVAGRAPYTAPNGTVTPAYQNLVNADYDIDDYISTGSERKAFKGAWQPRLGFTYALDEEKRFAIFGGYGRSYDRTQFDFIQQELSQGLFATRTFNFNNPGDTTNVCAPSATCIAWDPAYLTPEGRAALIAGLPVGAGRELRFINNKLKTPYSDQFSIGARGRFDLLDLEVGYSYVISKDGFAYLLGNRRANGTFFPATGNPDSPFGFAPSPFGSIIIGTNGIETKANTAYFKLTKRYTEFSPWSLDATYTFTDAKENRQFGETFSLDFPSMDDYNFITSTGVRKHRFVMAGSVDIPYGITLSGKFQMASPKYLASFVFTPGDPLSREVISTRTKGNGDLWGYRQMDLSITKNIPLKFINDDTRIRLRVDIINLFNDRNFSGFNAVTGLRNPNDYAIDGPPRTIKLSAGFSF, from the coding sequence GTGAAGTCACACCGTCAGATTCAATCCAATGCCGCGCGCCGGTCGCATGTCCGGATGCTTGCCGCGGCGCTTGCCTATAGCAGCGCCGGTGCGGCGCTTGCGCTCGGTATGGCGGCACCTGCGCACGCCCAGGTTGCCGGCGCGTCGCTACGCGGCAATGTGAAGGCCGAAGGCGGCGTGTCGCAGGTCACGGCGATCAACACCGAGACCGGCCTGACCCGCAGTGTCACGGTGACGGAGAACGGCAGCTATAATTTCGCGTCGCTGCCGGCCGGCACCTACCGGCTCGAGCTGACGACCCCGAACGGCGTCCGCCGCACCGACAATTTCTCGCTGAACGTCGCGCAGAATGCCGTTCTCGATTTCGATTTCTCGGAGCCCGAGATTGCGACGGGGCAGGGTGACGATGCGATCATCGTCACCGGCAGCCGCATCCGCTCGATGGAAGGCGGCGAGGTCGGCACGAACATCTCGCAGCGCCTGATCGAAGTCTTGCCGCAGAACAACCGCAACTTCCTTGCCTTCGCCGACCTCGCGCCGGGCGTCCAGTTCATCACCAACGGCAGCGACCAGTCGCGCCTGCAGGGCGGCGCGCAGGGCAGCAATGCGGTCAATATCTTCATCGATGGCGTCGGCCAGAAGGACTATGTCCTGAAGAACGGTATCACCGGGCAGGATTCGACGCAGGGCAACCCGTTCCCGCAGCTAGCGATCGGCGAGTATCGCGTCATCAGCTCGAACTATAAGGCCGAATACGACCAGGTCAGCTCGGTCGCGATCACCGCGATCACCAAGTCGGGTACGAACGAATTCCATGGCGAAGGCTTCATCGACTTCACCAACCAGGATCTGCGCGACCGCCGCCCGAGCGAGAATTTCCCGCGCTACATCCCGAAGGTCCGCACCCGCGACATCCAGTTCGGCGGCGCGATCGGCGGCCCGATCATCAAGGACGTGCTGCACTTCTTCGCGACCTATGAAGGCAAGCGCCGCACCAATCCGCGCGACGTGACGCCGGGTCTCGAGCTGCCGGTCAGCTATTTCCCGAGCGAGTATCAGCAATATTTCGGCTCGGCGAGCGAGACGTTCAACGAGAATCTCTATTTCGGGAAGCTCAACTTCACCCCGACCTCGAAGGACCTGTTCGAATTCTCGGTCAAATATCGCGACGAGAGCGGCGAACAGTTCAACAGCGGTATCGCCGCCTATGAGACGCGCACGATCGCAAAGGTCGAGGAATGGCGCGGTCTTGCGCGCTGGGAGCATACCGGCGACACATGGGTCAACGACTTCAAGGTCGCCTATGAGGATGTGACCTGGGGTCCGCGCCCGCTCAACTTCGGCAATGTGTCGATCTTCAACGCCACGGTTCCGAACCCGCCGCCGGCGACGACGAGCCGCCGCGGCGACATCCTGCGCATCGGCGCGGGCAGCAACTTCCAGGACAAGGGCCAGAAGGGCTGGCAGGTCTCCGACGACTTCACCTGGACTGGCATGGAGAACCACACGTTCAAGGTCGGCGTGAAGGCGAAGTGGATCAAGCTGAACACCAACACGCAGAACGGCGTGAACCCGGTCTTCACCTATAACGTCAATTACAACCCCAACGGCGGCACGTTCAACGACGACATCCCATACCGCATGGTGTTCAGCGCGCCCGTCGCGGGCGGCGATCCGAACATCACGTCGAACAACTTCCAGTTCGGTATCTATGCGCAGGACGACTGGGAGGTGAACGACCGCCTGACGCTCAACCTCGGCGTGCGCTGGGATTACGAGCGGACCCCGGCCTTCCTGAACTATGTCCACGACCCGGCGATCGCCGAATTCGTCGCCGGCCGCGCGCCGTACACGGCGCCGAACGGCACCGTGACCCCCGCCTATCAGAACCTCGTCAACGCCGATTACGACATCGACGATTATATCTCGACGGGCAGCGAGCGTAAGGCATTCAAGGGCGCTTGGCAGCCGCGTCTCGGCTTCACCTATGCACTCGATGAAGAGAAGCGCTTCGCGATCTTCGGTGGCTACGGCCGTTCGTACGACCGGACGCAGTTCGACTTCATCCAGCAGGAACTGTCGCAGGGCCTGTTCGCGACGCGGACGTTCAACTTCAACAACCCGGGCGACACGACCAACGTCTGCGCGCCGAGCGCGACCTGTATCGCCTGGGATCCCGCCTATCTGACCCCCGAAGGCCGCGCGGCGCTGATCGCCGGGCTGCCCGTGGGTGCCGGACGCGAGCTGCGCTTCATCAACAACAAGCTGAAGACGCCCTATTCGGACCAGTTCAGCATCGGCGCGCGCGGCCGTTTCGACCTGCTCGATCTGGAAGTCGGCTATAGCTATGTGATCAGCAAGGATGGTTTCGCCTATCTGCTCGGCAACCGTCGGGCGAATGGCACCTTCTTCCCGGCAACTGGCAATCCGGACTCGCCGTTCGGCTTTGCTCCGTCGCCGTTCGGCAGCATCATCATCGGTACCAACGGGATCGAGACGAAGGCGAACACGGCGTATTTCAAGCTGACCAAGCGCTACACCGAATTCTCGCCTTGGAGCCTCGATGCGACCTACACCTTCACCGACGCCAAGGAAAACCGGCAGTTCGGCGAAACCTTCAGCCTCGATTTCCCGAGCATGGACGACTATAACTTCATCACCTCGACGGGCGTGCGCAAGCATCGCTTCGTGATGGCGGGATCGGTCGACATTCCGTACGGAATCACGCTGTCGGGCAAGTTCCAGATGGCCTCGCCGAAATATCTGGCGTCGTTCGTCTTCACGCCGGGCGACCCGCTCAGCCGGGAAGTGATCTCGACGCGGACGAAGGGCAATGGCGACCTCTGGGGCTATCGTCAGATGGATCTGTCGATAACCAAGAATATTCCGCTGAAATTCATCAATGACGACACACGTATCCGTCTGAGGGTTGATATCATCAACCTGTTCAACGACCGCAATTTCAGCGGCTTCAACGCGGTCACCGGGCTTCGTAACCCGAATGACTATGCGATTGATGGTCCGCCGCGGACGATTAAGCTATCGGCCGGTTTCTCTTTCTGA
- the bglX gene encoding beta-glucosidase BglX yields the protein MPPKSRNLACLTLATLMVAGQLSPAPLDAKPAPRVEQPAPEVDSTGWMKPDPVMERFIADLMAKMTLEEKIGQLSLLTSDWDSTGPTMRKGYQDDIRKGRIGSIFNAFTARYTRELQRLAVEETRLKIPLLFGYDVVHGHRTIFPISLGESASWDMKAIEKSARVSATEAAAEGIHWTFAPMVDVARDPRWGRMSEGSGEDVYLGSQIARARVRGFQGDDLKRVDTVLATAKHFAAYGAAQAGRDYHTVDISERTLRDVYLPPFKAAADAGAATFMTSFNEYDGIPASGSHYLLTDILRKQWGFKGFVVTDYTSINEMVPHGYSRDLKQAGEQAINAGVDMDLQGAVYMEYLAKSVAEGKVSAARVDEAVKSILEMKYRRGLFEDPYRYSDEAREKATVYKPEFLEAARDVARKSIVLLKNKDNALPLAATAKSIAVIGPLGNSKEDMIGSWAAAGDRKTRPVTLLEGLQARAPKGTSVAYARGAGYGFDDAGKSDGFAEALALAQKSDVIIAAMGEKWDMTGEAASRTSLDLPGNQQALLEELKKTGKPVILVLMSGRPNSIDWADANVDAILEAWYPGTMGGHAIADVLYGDYNPSAKLPVTFPRNVGQVPIYYDMKNTGRPINPKDPNAKYVSRYLDTPNTPLYPFGYGLSYTSFTYSPVTLDKTAIRPGEKLTASVTVTNSGARDGEEVVQLYVRDITGSVTRPVKELKGFEKIALRKGETRTVRFTLSDADLAFTRADMSWGSEPGAFTLWVGPSSTEGSEAGFELTE from the coding sequence ATGCCGCCGAAATCGCGCAATCTTGCCTGTCTGACGCTTGCTACGCTGATGGTCGCAGGACAGCTCTCCCCCGCCCCGCTCGACGCCAAACCGGCACCGCGTGTCGAACAGCCCGCGCCGGAAGTCGACTCGACCGGCTGGATGAAACCCGATCCGGTGATGGAAAGGTTCATCGCTGACCTGATGGCGAAGATGACGCTGGAAGAAAAGATCGGCCAGTTGTCGCTGCTGACGAGCGACTGGGATTCGACCGGTCCGACGATGCGCAAGGGCTATCAGGACGACATCCGCAAGGGGCGCATCGGATCGATCTTCAACGCCTTTACCGCCAGATATACGCGCGAACTGCAACGCCTCGCGGTCGAGGAAACCCGGCTCAAGATTCCGCTTCTCTTCGGCTATGACGTCGTCCACGGCCATCGCACCATCTTTCCCATTTCGCTTGGCGAATCAGCTAGCTGGGATATGAAAGCCATTGAAAAGTCGGCAAGAGTTTCGGCGACCGAGGCTGCGGCCGAGGGCATTCACTGGACTTTCGCGCCGATGGTCGACGTGGCACGCGACCCGCGGTGGGGGCGCATGTCGGAGGGTTCAGGCGAAGACGTCTATCTCGGCAGCCAGATCGCCAGGGCGCGCGTGCGCGGCTTCCAGGGCGACGATCTGAAGCGCGTCGACACCGTGCTCGCGACCGCGAAGCATTTCGCGGCCTATGGCGCCGCGCAGGCCGGGCGGGACTATCATACCGTCGATATCTCCGAACGCACGCTACGCGACGTCTACCTGCCGCCGTTCAAGGCCGCCGCCGACGCGGGTGCCGCGACCTTCATGACGTCGTTCAACGAATATGACGGCATCCCCGCCTCGGGCAGCCATTATCTGCTGACCGACATCCTGCGGAAGCAGTGGGGCTTCAAGGGCTTCGTCGTAACCGATTACACGTCGATCAACGAAATGGTCCCGCATGGTTATTCGCGCGACCTCAAGCAGGCGGGTGAGCAGGCGATCAACGCCGGGGTCGACATGGACCTGCAGGGCGCGGTCTATATGGAATATCTCGCCAAATCGGTCGCTGAGGGCAAGGTTTCCGCCGCGCGCGTCGACGAGGCGGTGAAATCGATCCTCGAGATGAAGTATCGCCGCGGGCTGTTCGAGGACCCGTACCGCTACTCCGACGAGGCGCGTGAAAAGGCGACAGTCTACAAGCCCGAATTTCTCGAAGCCGCGCGCGACGTTGCGCGCAAGTCGATCGTCCTTTTGAAGAACAAGGACAACGCCCTCCCCCTCGCCGCGACCGCGAAGTCGATCGCGGTCATCGGCCCTCTCGGCAACAGCAAGGAGGACATGATCGGCAGCTGGGCGGCAGCTGGCGACCGCAAGACGCGCCCGGTGACGTTGCTCGAGGGGCTGCAGGCGCGCGCGCCGAAGGGCACCAGCGTCGCCTATGCACGCGGCGCCGGCTATGGCTTCGACGATGCGGGCAAGAGCGACGGCTTCGCCGAAGCGCTCGCGCTCGCGCAGAAATCGGATGTCATCATCGCGGCGATGGGCGAGAAGTGGGACATGACCGGCGAGGCGGCGAGCCGCACCTCGCTCGACCTGCCGGGCAACCAGCAGGCGCTGCTCGAAGAGCTGAAGAAGACAGGAAAACCGGTCATCCTCGTACTGATGAGCGGGCGTCCGAACAGCATCGACTGGGCCGACGCGAACGTCGATGCGATCCTTGAGGCCTGGTATCCGGGCACGATGGGCGGCCATGCGATCGCCGATGTGCTCTACGGCGATTATAATCCGTCGGCGAAGCTGCCCGTCACCTTCCCGCGCAACGTCGGGCAGGTGCCGATCTATTACGACATGAAGAACACCGGGCGGCCGATCAATCCGAAGGACCCGAACGCCAAATATGTTTCGCGCTATCTCGATACGCCGAACACGCCGCTTTATCCCTTCGGCTATGGCCTCAGCTATACCAGCTTCACCTATTCGCCGGTGACCCTCGACAAGACGGCGATCCGCCCGGGCGAGAAGCTGACGGCGAGCGTGACGGTAACGAACAGCGGCGCCCGCGACGGCGAGGAGGTCGTGCAGCTTTACGTTCGCGATATCACCGGATCGGTCACGCGTCCGGTCAAGGAGCTGAAAGGCTTCGAGAAGATCGCGCTCAGGAAGGGCGAAACCAGGACGGTGCGCTTCACGCTGAGCGACGCCGACCTGGCCTTTACCCGAGCCGACATGAGCTGGGGTAGCGAGCCCGGTGCCTTCACGCTGTGGGTAGGACCGTCGTCGACCGAAGGGTCGGAGGCCGGTTTCGAGCTGACCGAATAG
- a CDS encoding winged helix-turn-helix transcriptional regulator, with protein sequence MKHERTIRACSIWRALDVVGDVPVLLIMEQAFLGTHSFDEFVARTGLARSVVNGRLKKLVEEDCFAKKPKQGGRGFHYVLTQKGRDQFPNALMMLRWQHKWEAASRDFQVRLHHATCGHATEPVPSCGHCHKEIDPREVSWREGPGLVQVTPAYERRRFCGEVGARRPGGRPLVDTMIELFGDRWATLVVRAMFTRINRFDDIQRDTLMATNILTGRLERLVRQGILKTVPYSTHSDRVEYRLTEKGRDLYPVLLALLQWGDRWFSDERGPPVLLTHDPCGHDLHMVVACSHCGDELQLANSGFTIEEAVAEA encoded by the coding sequence CGTACCCGTGTTGCTTATCATGGAACAGGCCTTTCTCGGCACGCACAGCTTCGATGAGTTCGTCGCGCGGACGGGCCTTGCGCGCTCGGTGGTCAACGGCCGCCTCAAGAAGCTGGTCGAGGAGGATTGCTTCGCCAAGAAGCCCAAGCAGGGCGGGCGCGGCTTTCACTATGTGCTGACGCAAAAGGGCCGCGACCAGTTTCCCAACGCGCTGATGATGCTGCGCTGGCAGCACAAATGGGAGGCGGCAAGCCGCGACTTTCAGGTCCGGTTGCACCATGCGACGTGCGGGCACGCGACCGAGCCGGTGCCGTCGTGCGGGCATTGCCACAAGGAAATCGACCCGCGCGAGGTATCGTGGCGCGAAGGACCGGGGCTGGTGCAGGTCACGCCGGCCTATGAGCGCCGACGCTTCTGCGGCGAGGTCGGCGCGCGGCGGCCGGGCGGACGGCCGCTGGTCGATACGATGATCGAGCTGTTTGGCGACCGCTGGGCAACGCTCGTCGTCCGCGCGATGTTCACCCGCATCAACCGCTTCGACGACATCCAGCGCGACACGCTGATGGCGACGAACATCCTGACCGGCCGGCTCGAGCGGCTGGTGCGGCAGGGGATTTTGAAGACCGTGCCCTATTCGACGCATTCGGATCGCGTGGAATACCGGCTGACGGAAAAGGGACGCGATCTCTATCCGGTGCTGCTCGCGCTGCTGCAATGGGGTGACCGCTGGTTCTCCGATGAGCGCGGCCCGCCGGTTCTGCTGACGCATGACCCGTGCGGGCACGACCTCCATATGGTCGTCGCGTGCAGCCATTGCGGCGACGAACTGCAACTTGCGAACAGCGGCTTCACGATCGAGGAGGCCGTGGCCGAAGCCTAG